A window from Rhizosphaericola mali encodes these proteins:
- a CDS encoding Crp/Fnr family transcriptional regulator: MFDFTDSLKAHFPYVEKEELEIIQSLFSFEKYAKNSFYLKEKRRCEKLSFIQTGLIRIFKQTDNKEITQWICTEGHLVSEIGSFLFDYDSRWSFQFLTDSELFTIQKTDYNRLIEKIPRWHFIEKQLLAQCFLTMENRIFKQLALSAEERYQDFFQDNSELFNQVPLQYLASMLGMTPETFSRIRKKSLH; encoded by the coding sequence ATGTTTGATTTTACAGATAGTTTAAAAGCGCATTTTCCCTACGTAGAAAAAGAGGAATTGGAGATTATTCAATCCCTCTTTTCGTTTGAAAAATATGCAAAAAACTCCTTCTATCTGAAAGAAAAGAGGCGATGCGAGAAACTTAGTTTTATCCAAACTGGCCTCATCAGAATATTTAAACAAACAGACAACAAAGAAATAACGCAATGGATCTGTACTGAAGGACATCTCGTTTCCGAAATTGGCAGTTTTTTGTTTGACTACGATTCTCGTTGGTCTTTTCAATTTCTCACAGATTCCGAATTATTTACAATTCAAAAAACAGACTATAATAGATTAATCGAAAAAATTCCAAGATGGCATTTCATTGAAAAACAATTATTAGCGCAATGTTTCCTTACTATGGAAAATAGAATATTTAAACAATTGGCACTATCGGCGGAGGAGCGTTATCAAGATTTTTTTCAAGATAATAGTGAATTATTTAATCAAGTTCCATTACAATATCTTGCATCTATGCTTGGCATGACTCCCGAAACATTTAGCCGAATTAGAAAAAAATCTCTACACTAA
- a CDS encoding SRPBCC domain-containing protein, whose translation MAKKEIYTEIKIYATPEKIWNILTDFSNYHSWNPFIDQISGEILEEKKIQVKINPVGGNPMQFKPTLQHIEINHKLSWLGIFLFKGLFDGLHQFEIIDNNDSSIQFIQKENFSGLLVSLFNLDKTRLGFEAMNQALKQKAEL comes from the coding sequence ATGGCAAAGAAAGAGATATACACAGAAATCAAAATATATGCAACTCCAGAAAAAATTTGGAATATCTTAACCGACTTCTCAAACTATCATAGCTGGAATCCATTTATAGATCAGATTAGCGGCGAAATTTTAGAGGAGAAGAAAATACAAGTAAAAATAAATCCAGTTGGCGGTAACCCAATGCAATTCAAACCGACACTCCAACACATCGAAATAAATCATAAATTGAGTTGGCTCGGAATATTTTTATTCAAAGGTTTGTTTGACGGATTGCATCAATTTGAAATAATAGATAATAACGACAGTTCAATTCAATTTATACAAAAAGAAAACTTTAGTGGTTTATTGGTTTCATTATTCAACCTTGACAAAACTCGGCTAGGTTTTGAGGCAATGAACCAAGCACTCAAACAAAAAGCTGAACTATAA
- a CDS encoding toxic anion resistance protein: MAFQDLSLINTPEENGNEKPVFTQEEQKKIEDYKKSIDFSNTTGIIQYGLSSQNKVSAFSDEILRQVKTQDLGSAQDILLDLKNNVKNFDEEANKKSIFPFFDNIGKKIRRLKDQYASVEKNIHQIELKLEQHYQGLMKDINVLDKLFVQNQQYFKDLSLYIEAGDQKLLEANNEMLPAIKAEAEASNDQAKIQEYKDLQQQLERFDKKLHDLKLTRMVILQTAPQIRLVQSNSSALMEKIQSSIVNTLPLWKNQMVLTLGIAHSQQALAAQKAVTDATNELLRKNSEILKQTTIDVAKETERGIVDIETITTANNNIISTIDEVLRIQQEGREKRRAVETQLLEAENNLKTRLLKTGN; encoded by the coding sequence ATGGCTTTTCAAGATTTATCACTTATCAATACGCCAGAAGAAAATGGTAATGAAAAACCCGTTTTTACACAAGAAGAACAAAAGAAAATTGAAGACTATAAAAAGTCGATTGATTTCAGTAATACGACGGGAATTATTCAATACGGATTGAGTAGTCAGAATAAGGTGAGTGCATTCTCTGATGAGATTTTACGCCAAGTAAAAACACAAGATCTCGGATCTGCGCAAGATATTTTGTTGGACTTGAAAAATAATGTCAAAAATTTTGATGAAGAAGCGAATAAAAAAAGCATTTTTCCATTTTTTGATAATATTGGGAAAAAAATACGCAGACTAAAAGATCAATATGCATCTGTTGAAAAAAATATTCATCAGATTGAATTGAAATTGGAGCAGCACTATCAAGGCTTGATGAAAGATATTAATGTTTTGGATAAATTATTTGTCCAAAATCAGCAATATTTCAAAGACTTATCCTTGTATATAGAAGCGGGAGATCAAAAATTGTTAGAAGCAAACAATGAAATGCTGCCTGCTATCAAAGCTGAAGCAGAAGCGTCCAATGATCAAGCTAAAATCCAAGAATATAAAGATTTGCAACAGCAATTGGAAAGATTTGATAAAAAATTGCACGATCTAAAATTAACTAGAATGGTCATTCTGCAAACCGCTCCGCAAATTAGATTGGTACAAAGTAATAGTTCTGCTTTGATGGAAAAAATCCAATCAAGTATTGTCAATACTTTACCACTATGGAAAAATCAAATGGTTTTGACATTAGGAATTGCACATTCGCAACAAGCCCTTGCTGCACAAAAAGCTGTTACGGATGCAACGAATGAACTTTTGCGTAAAAATAGCGAGATACTCAAACAAACTACTATCGATGTAGCTAAAGAAACAGAACGCGGTATTGTTGATATTGAAACAATCACAACTGCCAATAATAATATTATTTCTACCATTGATGAAGTCTTGAGGATACAGCAAGAAGGGCGTGAAAAACGCCGTGCCGTGGAAACACAATTGTTAGAAGCTGAGAATAATCTGAAAACAAGATTACTTAAAACGGGAAATTAA
- a CDS encoding alpha/beta hydrolase: MSRKWFLLLIVLIFNSNLYSQMKESDIELNTTTGNIFGTLTEPEKMAHKIPIVLIIAGSGPTDRNGNNPFMSNNSLKYLADSLANHNIASVRYDKRGVGASIASGTKEEDVRFNNYIDDAVKWIKLLNSKNKYSKVIVFGHSEGSLIGMIAAKIGNANMFISMAGAGESADEILKNQLSSQPLIVQKNSFPIIDSLKHGKLVSNIPESLNTLFRPSVQPYMISWFKYDPQFEIKKLNIPILILQGDNDIQIGVKDAENLHAANSKSQLIILKNVNHIMKTIVDRERQANIATYNNPDLPISELLVTDIVKFIND, from the coding sequence ATGTCTAGAAAATGGTTCCTTCTTTTAATCGTATTAATCTTTAATTCAAACTTGTATAGTCAAATGAAAGAATCTGATATTGAGTTAAATACTACAACGGGTAATATATTTGGTACATTAACTGAGCCAGAAAAAATGGCACATAAAATTCCTATAGTTTTAATAATTGCAGGATCAGGACCTACCGATCGAAATGGTAATAATCCTTTTATGAGTAATAATTCATTAAAATATTTAGCTGACTCTTTAGCTAATCATAATATCGCTTCTGTAAGATATGATAAACGTGGGGTCGGAGCGAGTATCGCATCTGGTACGAAGGAGGAAGATGTGAGATTTAATAATTACATTGATGATGCTGTTAAGTGGATAAAACTACTTAACTCAAAAAATAAATATTCCAAAGTCATAGTATTTGGACATAGTGAAGGCTCGTTAATCGGAATGATTGCAGCAAAAATTGGAAATGCTAATATGTTTATTTCCATGGCGGGCGCAGGAGAATCAGCAGATGAAATTTTAAAAAACCAACTATCGAGTCAACCTCTGATTGTTCAAAAAAACAGCTTTCCTATTATTGATTCGTTAAAACATGGAAAGCTAGTATCAAATATTCCAGAAAGTTTAAATACCCTTTTTCGCCCAAGTGTCCAACCTTATATGATTTCTTGGTTTAAATATGATCCTCAATTTGAAATTAAAAAATTGAATATCCCAATATTAATTCTTCAAGGAGATAATGACATTCAAATTGGCGTAAAAGATGCGGAAAACTTGCATGCTGCCAATTCCAAAAGCCAATTGATTATTTTAAAAAATGTGAATCATATAATGAAAACTATTGTTGATAGAGAGCGACAAGCTAATATAGCGACATACAATAATCCAGATTTACCAATTTCTGAATTGTTGGTTACTGATATTGTAAAATTTATTAATGACTAG
- a CDS encoding DUF2089 family protein, producing MIPKICPSCGDQLIVQTLNCNSCGTTVTGQYPLPPLLQLTPEESQFVLDFVINSGNIKIMAEKMQLSYPTVRNYLDNIIKKLEK from the coding sequence ATGATACCGAAAATATGCCCAAGTTGCGGCGATCAACTCATAGTGCAGACTCTCAATTGTAATTCCTGTGGAACCACCGTAACGGGTCAATATCCATTGCCACCATTATTGCAATTGACTCCTGAAGAAAGCCAATTTGTATTAGATTTTGTGATCAATAGTGGGAATATTAAAATTATGGCGGAGAAAATGCAGTTAAGCTATCCAACTGTGCGAAACTATTTAGATAATATTATTAAAAAACTGGAGAAATGA